The genomic DNA aaaaaaaaaaaaaagaagaaaaaaagtagcAAAAATGGAAACACCTACAGCGGATGAGCTTTTGAGGAAGATCCAAGAACTGGAGGCAGGACATGAGCATCTCCAGCAAGAAATGTCTAGATTAAAACAATCCGGCGCCGGTCAGTCAAAGCCCGACCACATTAGTCAAAGATCCCACTCTACTTCCCCTCAACGCCGCCGCTGCCCGGGGAATTCGGCTGCGGCGGCGGCTACGTCGGCTGCTGCTTTGAAGAAAAGTTCTTGCTCGTTTCGGCATTCGTCGCCGTTGCAAAGAGAGAGCAGAAGGTGTGATACCGGAAATGGCGGCGGCGGAGGTGATGGAGAAAGCCGGAATACTGGTCCGGCTGCCGTTAATTTCACCAACAGTCAGTATTTAAATATTTTGCAGTCTATGGGACAATCTGTTCATATATTTGACCTTAATGGCCGTATAATTTATTGGTAAGAGGGTTACTTTCATGCCTTTAATGTTCTAGTCAGTGATTAACCTTTGTTATTAGTAAATGTAAGTAGCATTCTTATTGAATTGGGCATTTTTTGCAGGAACCGAACTGCGGAAAACCTTTATGGTTATTCAGCGGCGGAGGCTTTAGGGCAAGATGCCTTTGAACTTCTTGTCGATCCCAGGGACTTTGCGGTGGCGAATAATATAGTTCATCGTGTTATGATGGGTGAGAGTTGGACTGGGCAATTTCCTGTTAAGAATAAAATGGGGGAGAGGTTATCAGCTCTTGTAGCTGATACTCCTTTTTATGATGATGATGGTTCTTTGGTTGGAATTATTTGTGTATCCAGTGATTCTCGGCCGTTTCAAGTTGCATTTTCGGCTGAAAAGCAACCTGAAGGAGATTCAACCTTCAGCCGGTCCAAAAATGCTGTTTCAGCTAAACTCGGTCTTGATCCTCAGCAACCTTTGCAAGCTGCAATTGCGTTGAAGATAACGAATTTGGTATTGGTTCCTTAATTTTCATGTAGTTTCTGGTTGgttttttattgttattgtagTTTGTCTTGGGTTGATTGTGAAAGAGTTACTAATGCAGGCGTCCAAGGTGAGCAACAAAGTGAAGTCCAGAATTAGGACCGGAGAGAATTGCATTGATCCGGAAGGGGGAAGTGGAGATAGTCATCATTCTGATCATGTTTTGTCCGATGCTGTACATTTCGATCATAAAGAAGATGCAACTTCGAGTGCAGCCAGTACACCGAGGGGAGATGTACACCCATCTGCCTTTGGTGTATTTTCTCCTTTTGAGGAGAAGCCTGCAGTTAAAACCTCGAGAGATTCTGGTGATGAGAGTGAAGGAAAGCCTGCAATCCAAAAGATTATGACATTAATGAATAGGAAAGGGTTATCATGGCCTTGGAAAGGGAATGATCGAGAAGGATTGGAGGCAAGGACTGCACGTTTTGTTTGGCCTTGGTTGGGCAATGATCAGGAGAATGAAACGTTTGAACCCAAGTGCTCATATTCTAGTGCAAAAACTGAAGGCCATGTTAATGAAGGTAATAGACCTGTTAATAACGAGGCATCGGGTTCCTGGTCATCATCTATTAATGTTAACAGCACAAGCAGTGCCAGCAGCTGTGGAAGCACCAGCAGTAGTGCTGTTAATAAAGTTGACATGGATTCTGATTGTTTAGATTATGAGATCTTGTGGGAAGACTTGACGATTGGAGAGCAAATAGGGCAAGGTAAATTCTTTTGCTGAACTGCAACTGGGAGATGTGATGGAATTATGAACTTGTTAATAACTAGATCCTCTACTTTATGCATTGAACTTTACACCGATCCTATCATCTTCATTCGTTGATATGGCTAATATCAAAGCACATGAACCGAAACCCAAATGTCCATTAGACAATTATGCGAGTGGCTGAGAAATTGATAATTGACTCAAAGCTTGCAGTCcatgttttactttgtttttactCTATTGATTGTTTCTGTTACTCAATGATGTTTTTCATGGATATATATTATTCTAGTATTTACTTAATGTTACTTTGCTTTTTCTCTCAGGTTCTTGTGGAACTGTGTATCATGCTCTGTGGTATGGATCAGTACGTTCTTGTTCTCCTTCTCCTTTGTTTCCTTTCTGTTactttgcctttttttttttttctgtctaACATATCTATATGCTCATGTAAAGTTTTGCCTAAAATGGAAAGATGGTGGCATGGATTAATGGAAAATGGTAGGGAGCTCTAGGAAAAAAAACTGTAATCATCTTATTATTTGCATAAACGAACCATATTCATTTTATTGCAGGATGTTGCTGTCAAGGTATTTTCAAAGCAGGAATATTCGGATGATATTATACATGCCTTTAGACAGGAGGTGCGCTTAATTGTTACATTCATTTTCACTGTATTTTCATACTTCATTAAATGATTTCTTTTGCTTTTTTGGTAATTTTGGAGTCATGTAGTACATGCCCCGGCCAACAGACCGAAGTTGCTGCATTTTTTATTGTTCTGAGTTTCTTTCTTCCTCTTTCAAATGCTGCTCTCACTATTTTGACTTCTCTTTGAAGGTATCTCTGATGAAAAGACTTCGGCATCCAAATGTTCTGCTGTTCATGGGAGCTGTGACTTCACCTCAACGTCTCTGCATTGTCACAGAGTTCCTTCCACGGCATGATCTCAACTTTATTTTTGAAATTCCTTTTATGCTGGCACTCATTTTTCGGCTTTCACATTGCATATCTTTTGCTCCTCGGGACGGTAGTTTTGTTGATTTAAATTCTAGTATGGTTTGCTcgggttgatgaatgcttatatTTATATCTTAATGATGCAGTGGGAGTTTGTTTAGACTACTACAGAGAAATACTACCAAATTAGATTGGAGACGGCGTATTCATATGGCTTTGGATGTTGTAAGCATTGGTtaatttggtttttctttttccttcaatATCATGATGGTTCACTGGTTATGATGGATGTAGTGCCATCATCCTTTGTTCTGCATTTGTTTATATTTCATGTTTGCTTGCATTGCTGGGGTAGCCCTTCCCTCATTCAATTCGTTCTTTTTGATTGAACTTTTTCAGGCACGAGGAATGAATTATCTTCACCATTGCAATCCACCTATAATTCATCGGGATTTGAAGTCTTCAAATCTCCTTGTTGATAAGAATTGGACTGTGAAGGTTTGCCATTACTGATGTCCATCTTTCTAAATGCAAATCTTGTTTTAGTTTGCTTCAGGTTTTGAGGAtaccattttttttttacttgaaaTAAAAGGTTCCGGTAATTCTATTTTGGACAGGTTGGTGATTTTGGTTTGTCACGTCTCAAGCACGAAACATATCTCACTACAAGGACTGGGAAAGGAACGGTATTTACTGAAACCTTCATTTGCTTCTccaataaatatttttatctaaTATCTTAATCATTTTCCCGAGGATTATCTTTTTAGTTTCTTAATTGGAGTACCGTGACTTTTTCTGTAGCCTCAATGGATGGCTCCTGAAGTTCTTCGTAATGAACTCTCGGATGAGAAGTATGTTTCTCCCTTTCCTCTCTTTTTCACTCACATACAACAAATCCCCAAGCCCCATCACATTTGCCTTTCTCCCACTGCTGACCTCGATCTTCTCGAAAACACTTAGGTCTGATATTTATAGCTTTGGAGTTGTATTATGGGAGCTTGCTACAGAGAAGATACCTTGGGAAAATCTCAACTCAATGCAGGTATAGTTTTTATCTTTTCCGAAGAGTTGAAAATCATCGAACCAACTGCTCTCTGCTAAAAACAAGGTCCTACATTGGAATATTTATAGGTGATAGGAGCTGTAGGGTTCATGAACCAACGACTAGAGATACCAAATGGAGTTGATCCACGGTGGGCTTCTATAATTGAGAGTTGCTGGCATAGGTGCTTATCTctttacatatattattttaaaccaAAATTATCTTGGGATTTCATGATGAGTCGCATATTCATTTTAAGCCAACGTTTTCATGTGTTTGAAAACGAAGGTTTATTCGTAGCTCATTGACTTAGGGTAGTACATGTCTTCACAAGTAAATCCGATTTTCTTTCTTCCCTCATGTCATATAAACATGGTTTGATATATGAATCTAAAACATCCTGAAAACCAGTGATCCGCAGTGCCGGCCAACGTTCCAGGAACTTCTCAACAAGCTTAGAGATCTTCAAAGACAATATACTCTCCAAT from Gossypium arboreum isolate Shixiya-1 chromosome 9, ASM2569848v2, whole genome shotgun sequence includes the following:
- the LOC108457503 gene encoding serine/threonine-protein kinase EDR1-like produces the protein METPTADELLRKIQELEAGHEHLQQEMSRLKQSGAGQSKPDHISQRSHSTSPQRRRCPGNSAAAAATSAAALKKSSCSFRHSSPLQRESRRCDTGNGGGGGDGESRNTGPAAVNFTNSQYLNILQSMGQSVHIFDLNGRIIYWNRTAENLYGYSAAEALGQDAFELLVDPRDFAVANNIVHRVMMGESWTGQFPVKNKMGERLSALVADTPFYDDDGSLVGIICVSSDSRPFQVAFSAEKQPEGDSTFSRSKNAVSAKLGLDPQQPLQAAIALKITNLASKVSNKVKSRIRTGENCIDPEGGSGDSHHSDHVLSDAVHFDHKEDATSSAASTPRGDVHPSAFGVFSPFEEKPAVKTSRDSGDESEGKPAIQKIMTLMNRKGLSWPWKGNDREGLEARTARFVWPWLGNDQENETFEPKCSYSSAKTEGHVNEGNRPVNNEASGSWSSSINVNSTSSASSCGSTSSSAVNKVDMDSDCLDYEILWEDLTIGEQIGQGSCGTVYHALWYGSDVAVKVFSKQEYSDDIIHAFRQEVSLMKRLRHPNVLLFMGAVTSPQRLCIVTEFLPRGSLFRLLQRNTTKLDWRRRIHMALDVARGMNYLHHCNPPIIHRDLKSSNLLVDKNWTVKVGDFGLSRLKHETYLTTRTGKGTPQWMAPEVLRNELSDEKSDIYSFGVVLWELATEKIPWENLNSMQVIGAVGFMNQRLEIPNGVDPRWASIIESCWHSDPQCRPTFQELLNKLRDLQRQYTLQYQQARNMGGDGSQRES